The proteins below are encoded in one region of Halocatena salina:
- a CDS encoding cupin domain-containing protein: MEKINESDIEWTEYDPDPDDVAFRRKQLSSHTDGGELGCSLYELPSGMRSWPYHYHTANEEALYVLAGEGLLVASDGEKPLAAGDFVAFPADERGGHRIINDSDEPLRYLLLSTMNEPDITIYPEMEKFGVYVGSPPGRREERSFEGYYDSNAETEYWNE, from the coding sequence ATGGAGAAAATCAACGAGTCCGACATCGAGTGGACTGAGTACGATCCTGACCCTGATGACGTAGCGTTTCGGCGCAAACAGCTCTCAAGTCACACCGATGGCGGCGAACTCGGCTGTAGCCTCTATGAACTCCCATCAGGAATGCGCTCGTGGCCGTACCACTACCACACGGCGAACGAAGAGGCGCTGTACGTGCTGGCGGGTGAAGGTCTGCTCGTCGCGTCCGACGGCGAGAAGCCGCTCGCTGCGGGAGACTTCGTCGCGTTTCCGGCGGACGAACGCGGCGGTCATCGAATCATCAACGACAGCGACGAACCGCTCCGATACCTGCTGCTTTCGACGATGAACGAGCCTGATATCACGATCTACCCCGAGATGGAGAAATTCGGCGTCTACGTCGGCTCACCGCCCGGCAGGCGTGAGGAACGATCGTTCGAGGGCTACTACGACAGCAACGCCGAGACCGAGTACTGGAACGAGTGA
- the ileS gene encoding isoleucine--tRNA ligase: protein MSRFEEIDDRYDPHAVERETAEYWDAVDAYEQTKAHRDGEQPYFFVDGPPYTSGSAHMGTTWNKTLKDCYIRYLRMSGYDVTDRPGYDMHGLPIETRVEERLGFENKKDIEAFGEQRFIEECKSFADEQLDGLQEDFQSFGVWMDWENPYKTVSSEYMESTWWGFKQAHERELVEQGQRSISQCPRCETAIANNEVEYEVVDDPSIYVKFPLTEREGSLVIWTTTPWTIPANTFVAIDGDATYQAVRAETDGGTETLYLEASCVEAVLDRGGYDGYEVIESFDGEELVGWTYEHPLDEEVPDHPEGEDALQVYTGDYVEIDRTGLVHSAPGHGEEDFERGQELGLPVVCPVGPDGVFTERAGAYAGQFVKDADTEIMADLDRKGLLLAEGTVSHDYGHCWRCDTGIIQIVTDQWFITVSEIKDELLENIEDSEWYPQSARDNRFKDFVQASPDWNVSRQRYWGVPIPIWTPEEWSGKMDEVIVVGTREELADRVDQAIDPETVDLHKDTVDELTITEDGRTYTRISDVFDVWIDSAVATWGTLDYPHNEAAFEELWPADLIIEAHDQTRGWFWSQLGMGTAALGEVPYEQVLMHGWALMPDGRAMSKSKDILIDPHEVIDEYGTDPMRAFLLSFTARAEDMKFSWDEVAEMKRRLNILWNVFRFSLQYMRPDGFDPEQVSVADAQTEVVDEWVLSRLQTVEAEMAEHFEAFEQDKAFNRLIEFVVEDVSRFYVQEIRDRVWPEADSPSKTAAYATLYTVLEETVALLAPFAPFVADTLYQHLTGDTEYDTVHMCDWPEPADQWRDRTLEADIEIVRAVEEAGSNARQKAERSLRWPVERIVVAAETETTVTAVDRRRDLIKNRLNAQEIQLVEPGEQWGELRYAAEADMSVLGPTFGDDAGQIMNALNDASVTEPTVEALETAVSETYEPVSLTEEMVEIVTKTPADVTGTAFDTNGEQSGVVYVDTSLTPEIRNEGYAREVTRRVNEMRSDLELDNSQRIQLDITVDDERIAQHITERSELIREEVRAETIGTVEDGYRKEWEITNVDNDTPVALTLTIEPVAPQKAST, encoded by the coding sequence ATGAGCCGGTTCGAGGAGATAGACGACCGTTACGATCCCCACGCGGTCGAGCGTGAGACCGCCGAATACTGGGATGCGGTCGACGCCTACGAGCAGACGAAAGCACACAGGGATGGGGAACAGCCGTACTTCTTCGTGGATGGACCGCCGTACACGTCAGGGTCGGCCCACATGGGAACCACGTGGAATAAAACACTGAAAGACTGTTATATTCGGTACCTCCGGATGTCGGGCTACGACGTGACGGACCGACCGGGCTACGACATGCACGGGCTGCCGATCGAGACCCGCGTCGAAGAGCGTCTCGGCTTCGAGAACAAGAAAGACATCGAGGCGTTCGGAGAACAGCGGTTCATCGAGGAGTGTAAATCGTTCGCCGATGAGCAGTTAGATGGTCTTCAGGAGGACTTCCAGTCGTTCGGTGTGTGGATGGACTGGGAGAACCCCTACAAGACGGTCTCGTCGGAGTATATGGAGTCCACATGGTGGGGGTTCAAGCAGGCCCACGAACGGGAATTAGTCGAACAGGGACAACGATCGATCAGCCAGTGTCCCCGGTGTGAGACCGCCATCGCCAACAACGAAGTGGAATACGAGGTCGTAGACGATCCATCCATTTACGTGAAGTTTCCGCTGACGGAGCGGGAGGGATCGCTCGTAATCTGGACGACTACCCCGTGGACGATTCCGGCGAACACGTTCGTCGCCATCGATGGCGATGCAACCTACCAGGCTGTTCGGGCCGAAACTGACGGAGGGACGGAGACGCTGTATCTCGAAGCGTCCTGTGTCGAGGCGGTTCTCGACCGGGGTGGATACGATGGGTACGAAGTCATCGAGTCGTTCGACGGCGAGGAGCTGGTGGGGTGGACGTACGAACATCCCCTTGACGAGGAAGTTCCTGACCATCCCGAGGGGGAGGACGCGCTTCAGGTGTACACCGGCGACTACGTCGAGATCGATCGCACCGGTCTCGTTCACAGCGCCCCCGGGCACGGTGAGGAAGACTTCGAACGAGGACAGGAACTCGGGCTGCCGGTCGTCTGTCCGGTCGGTCCAGACGGTGTGTTCACCGAACGCGCTGGGGCGTACGCCGGGCAGTTCGTCAAAGACGCCGACACGGAGATCATGGCGGATCTCGACCGTAAGGGGTTGTTGCTCGCTGAAGGCACCGTCTCTCACGATTACGGCCACTGCTGGCGGTGTGATACGGGCATCATCCAGATCGTCACCGATCAGTGGTTCATCACCGTCTCGGAGATCAAAGACGAGCTGTTAGAGAACATCGAAGACAGCGAATGGTATCCACAGTCAGCCCGCGACAACCGATTCAAAGACTTCGTGCAGGCGTCACCGGACTGGAACGTCTCCCGACAGCGGTACTGGGGCGTTCCGATCCCGATCTGGACGCCCGAGGAGTGGTCGGGGAAGATGGACGAGGTGATCGTCGTTGGCACGCGCGAGGAACTGGCCGATCGGGTGGACCAAGCGATCGATCCTGAAACAGTCGATCTTCACAAAGACACCGTTGACGAGCTGACCATCACTGAGGACGGACGCACGTACACCCGCATCAGCGACGTGTTCGACGTGTGGATAGATTCAGCAGTCGCCACGTGGGGCACACTCGACTATCCCCACAACGAGGCGGCGTTCGAGGAGCTGTGGCCGGCGGATCTCATCATCGAAGCTCACGACCAGACGCGGGGCTGGTTCTGGTCCCAGTTGGGGATGGGCACCGCCGCACTCGGCGAGGTGCCCTACGAGCAGGTGCTGATGCACGGCTGGGCGCTGATGCCCGACGGCCGGGCGATGTCCAAATCCAAGGACATCCTCATCGATCCACACGAGGTGATCGATGAGTACGGCACTGATCCCATGCGGGCGTTCTTGCTGTCGTTCACCGCCAGAGCCGAAGACATGAAGTTCTCGTGGGATGAGGTGGCCGAGATGAAACGCCGACTCAACATCCTCTGGAACGTGTTCCGGTTCTCGTTGCAGTACATGCGCCCCGACGGCTTCGATCCCGAACAGGTCTCGGTCGCGGACGCACAAACGGAGGTCGTCGACGAATGGGTACTGTCGCGGCTACAGACCGTCGAAGCGGAGATGGCGGAGCATTTCGAGGCGTTCGAGCAAGACAAGGCGTTCAACCGACTGATCGAGTTCGTCGTCGAGGACGTTTCTCGGTTTTACGTACAAGAGATTCGTGATCGGGTGTGGCCCGAAGCGGACTCTCCCTCGAAGACGGCGGCGTACGCCACTCTGTACACCGTTCTCGAAGAGACGGTCGCACTTCTCGCCCCGTTTGCGCCCTTCGTCGCAGACACGTTATACCAGCATCTCACGGGCGACACCGAGTACGACACCGTCCACATGTGCGACTGGCCCGAACCAGCAGACCAGTGGCGCGATCGAACCCTCGAAGCCGATATCGAGATCGTCCGAGCGGTCGAGGAAGCCGGATCGAACGCCAGACAGAAAGCAGAGCGGAGCCTGCGCTGGCCGGTCGAGCGGATCGTCGTTGCCGCCGAGACCGAAACGACTGTCACAGCCGTCGACCGCCGGCGTGATCTCATCAAAAACAGACTCAACGCTCAGGAGATCCAACTCGTCGAACCGGGCGAACAGTGGGGAGAGCTTCGATACGCCGCTGAGGCGGATATGAGTGTTCTCGGACCCACGTTTGGCGACGACGCAGGGCAGATCATGAACGCGCTCAACGATGCAAGCGTCACAGAACCGACCGTCGAGGCGCTCGAAACGGCCGTGTCAGAAACCTACGAGCCGGTTTCGCTGACCGAAGAGATGGTCGAAATCGTCACCAAAACACCCGCCGATGTGACCGGAACGGCGTTCGATACCAACGGCGAGCAAAGCGGTGTCGTCTACGTCGATACGTCGTTGACACCGGAGATCAGAAACGAGGGGTACGCGCGCGAAGTCACCCGACGGGTCAACGAGATGCGCAGCGATTTGGAACTCGACAACAGCCAGCGCATCCAACTCGATATCACGGTCGACGACGAGCGAATCGCCCAACACATCACCGAACGATCGGAACTCATCCGGGAGGAGGTTCGTGCGGAGACGATCGGAACCGTCGAAGACGGATACCGGAAAGAATGGGAGATCACGAACGTCGACAACGATACGCCGGTTGCGCTCACGCTTACCATCGAGCCGGTGGCACCACAGAAAGCTTCGACGTAG